In Ipomoea triloba cultivar NCNSP0323 chromosome 15, ASM357664v1, one genomic interval encodes:
- the LOC116006252 gene encoding uncharacterized protein LOC116006252 isoform X2 yields MASLMVSKKEVEESSEYEVTEGTTEITHSQKRFPESKTHSHASSEVTDSELDEDEVQSTRGVSMAFGQHYWHCLFAFSSSFPV; encoded by the exons ATGGCAAGCCTTATGGTGAGCAAGAAAGAGGTAGAGGAAAGCAGTGAATATGAAGTTACTGAAG GAACAACCGAAATCACACATTCTCAGAAAAGATTTCCCGAGTCAAAAACACATTCTCATGCTTCTAGCGAGGTGACAGATTCAGAATTGGATGAGGATGAAGTTCAATCAACAAGAG GGGTGAGTATGGCTTTTGGACAGCATTATTGGCACTGCTTATttgccttttcttcttctttcccg GTTTGA
- the LOC116006252 gene encoding uncharacterized protein LOC116006252 isoform X1, whose translation MASLMVSKKEVEESSEYEVTEGTTEITHSQKRFPESKTHSHASSEVTDSELDEDEVQSTRGSTWTSLCWLPNFWGEYGFWTALLALLICLFFFFPGLIYPQGTTKEGFRNILDEFWKQRNLRLERTIGAIKETKSKIGRHITVMHMVVRLPETELRDSGFATCSWP comes from the exons ATGGCAAGCCTTATGGTGAGCAAGAAAGAGGTAGAGGAAAGCAGTGAATATGAAGTTACTGAAG GAACAACCGAAATCACACATTCTCAGAAAAGATTTCCCGAGTCAAAAACACATTCTCATGCTTCTAGCGAGGTGACAGATTCAGAATTGGATGAGGATGAAGTTCAATCAACAAGAGGTAGTACCTGGACAAGTCTATGTTGGTTGCCGAATTTCTG GGGTGAGTATGGCTTTTGGACAGCATTATTGGCACTGCTTATttgccttttcttcttctttcccg GTTTGATTTATccacaaggaacaacaaaggaaggaTTTAGGAACATTTTGGATGAGTTTTGGAAGCAAAGAAATCTAAGGTTGGAAAGGACCATCGGAGCAATTAAGGAAACAAAAAGCAAAATTGGAAGGCACATCACGGTCATGCACATGGTCGTGAGGCTGCCCGAGACTGAATTACGAGATTCTGGGTTCGCGACCTGCTCATGGCCGTGA